In Miscanthus floridulus cultivar M001 chromosome 8, ASM1932011v1, whole genome shotgun sequence, the sequence CTTTCTTAATAATAATATAAGAGAGCGGAGCCTGGCTCTAGCTATATATGGAGAGGACGAAGGAGGACATCGTCGtcgcagcagctgcagcagcatTAGTAAAAAAATGGATATTATGCATGGATCAATGCATGCGTAAGCATATGGTAATGCATTGCTTGGGAAGTTGCAGGGATCCAACCCAAGCCCCAGCCCAGAGCAGCAGTAGGTCTGCGTGCCGGCTTATTTGGCGGTGTAGGCGGTGTTGGGCTTCCAGTCTTCGGGGATGATGTCGTTGTAGACGCTCTTGGTGCCTCCCTCGGTGGTGATTTGGACGGTGACGGGGAACTTGAGCGGCTTGTCGCTGTCCTTCCTCCAGATGGCGCCCCAGGAGTGCTTGAGGGGCTCGTACGCGTCACCGCCCTTCTCCTTGATGTCCACCGCCACaatgtcgccgtcgccgtcgacgtACTTGACCAGCAGCGCTAGGTAGTTGGGGTTGCACCCCTTCTCCACGTGGAAGGTGACCTTTTCGCCGTACTTGCACTTGACCCGCCGGAACTGCATGTCGATGATGCCCGCCTTACGCAGCTTCTCCTCCTCGCCCTTCTTGGCCATGGCGCCGAACGCCGTGCCGGCCAGGTCGAAGTGGTACGCGGCGATGGGCTCGTAGTTCATGTCCGTGATGTACACCaccacgggctcgccggagcacTCCGCTGGCTTGTCGCACTTGATCTCGAAGCAGGAGCCGCAGCCAAGGCCGTCCTTGAAGATGGGGACGTTGCCGCACGCGCCCATGCTGTTGAAGGGGGCCTTGTTCACATCCTTGTACCCGCACCCGCCGCCGTTGTCGTCGGGGCCAGCACCCATCGGCTTGCCGTACCACGTCGCCTTCGCTTCCAGCCAGTCGCTGCCATAGGTGGCCGTGATGTTCTTCCCCGGGGGAACCTTGGGTGGACCGCACCAGGCGCCACCCACCAGAAACGccagcgccaccaccgccgccacttgCATCGTCGACCTCGACATGATGATGATCGTCGGTGGATATGATGGTATGTAACTGCGATGCGATGCGATGAATGAGCAGGCGGCCGAGGCTCGTATTTATATTATGGCCGCGCGTGCCAGCGATCGGACGAGCTTGCATGCACGCaccggagacggagacggagaggtCATGCATGCATGGCCGAGCGAGCTTTGCTCTTGGCCGCCGGTTAATTGGTTCCATATGCATGTCGGAGGTGACAACGGGAGGCCCTACTGCACACCTGTTCGTCTCGCCGCGATCCGAGGCAGCCGTTTTCGTGTCGTCCCCCTCCTGATGGTCTCTCGTCTTGCATTGCAATATGTGTCGTCGTCGTTACACACAGGTTGCGGCCAACTGAACGGAAGGAAGGAAGCAGAGATGGATGACCGGTCGAGAAGAGAGGACATTACATGTCATATTGTTGACGACCGTTAGGAACACTTGAGATTTCTGGTATGGCCTATGGACCATTTTCAACAGATTTGGCCCAGAGCCAGATTGAATTGAGATTTTTTTTTGCGAGGCTTTTTTTGTTTAGAGGCCAGGTTCAATTCAATCAAATCTGGGTTGACAGAAGGTACGATATAGACAAGTTACTACCAGGAAATCGAATATTCTTGGCCGCTAATGATTTCTTTGAGGGGTAAAATTGAACACCACCAAGAAATATTGTCATTACCTTGGAGGTCGTAGCAAAACCTCCAAGAAAATGCATACTCTTGACTCTTGAGTGCTCAAACCGCCAAAGTAATTTTATATTTCCTTGAGTGCTAGTCCATACCGCAAGGTAATTCCTCATTTTCTTGGGTGCTATTCAAAACTGCCGAGGTAATttatatttagagatacaaatattggtattgttttatatatatttggtcaaacttaaaaaatatattttactCTTCGAGAAGCGAGATACGCATTAGTTTAGGACGGATAAAGTAGACAGTAAGATGAGGCATATATACACACATGAAAAGTGGTGTCACGTGCTCCGAACGCGATGCTTCAGGCACAGAAGGTGCTGACCACCAAATGGGAAGCAAACGTTGCTCCACGCCAACAGTCATCCAAAGAGGCCGTCGAAGCATTCAAGGAGGCATTCCAGGATCCTCTGGACTCCGCTAAGAGGAAGGCCCTGCGGGAGCTGATGAAGTTCGACCTGGCCGAGGTCGAATGCATGTTCGAGGAGGAATGCTAGCCCCCAGGTCTGCAACGTCGTTGGTCGCACATTGTGTCGATTATGTCAAGCAAAAATGTTATTGTCTGGAACGTGCGTGGCTTGAATGCACGTGCTCGTCCCAACTCTGCTAGAGAGTTCGTAGTCCAGGATAGGGTGCCCCTCCTATGCTTGCAAGAGACCAAGATGGTTGATGTACCAACAGCTTTAGTTAATGAGATGCTAGGACCACTATTCGACTATTGCTTCCTCCCCTCACTGGGACTCTCTGGTAGGATTGTGATGGCTGCCGACATATGGTCGATGGAGAATGTCTCCGTTCAGCGGTTCTCTGTGACATCAAAAGCTACCATGAAGAATGTCGCTGGTGGGCCCTGGTGGATCACAGTCGTTTATGCCCCCAGGGCGACGACGACAAGAAGGTGTTCCCGGACACTCTTGTCGCTGTCCGCGCCGCGCGCCCTGGCGCTTGGCTCCTATGTGGTGATTTAACATGATCTATAAGGCGGCTAACAAGAGCAATGGTCGTCTAGACCGTCGTGGCATGCGTCGTTTCAGAAGTTTCTTTAATCGAATGGAGATCGATGAGCTGCATCTCTTCGGTCGTCGTTTTATGTGGAGCAACCATCGCGACAACCCCACGCTCGAGCGGTTGGACCGAGCTTTCGCATCGCCGGACTGGATGACTCTCTTCCCAAATCATCTGCTCAAGGCGCTATCATCTAACTGCTCGGACCACTGCCCGCTCTTGTTGCAGACCAACACCATGCTGTGGGCACGGGGCCGGTTCAGGTTCGAACCTTTCTGGGCAAAGCTGACAGATTTTCTCGATGTCGTCGCGTTGGGGTGGTCAGCGACCCTTTTCACGTCGACCCTTTTCGAGCGCTAGACTTCTAGTTTCGCAGCGTGGCTAAGGCGCTGAAGTCGTGGGCTTCCAGGAGAATCGGCAGCGTTTGTTTTTAGTTGCGCTAGCAAGAGAAGTAATCTTCAGATTAGATGTTGCCAAGGAATCTCGTGCACTCTCCGACGAAGAGAAGCTGTTACGAAATGAACTCAAGATGAAATGCCTGGGCGTGGCGTCGCTGAACAGAACCATCCCCCGATAGCGTTCCAAGATTCTATATCTCGCCGAAAGTGATGCCAACACTAGATTCTTTCATCTACAAGCTTGCCACCGGAAGAGAAAGAATACGGTGACAATCCTGAGGGTCGAGAACTCTGAATTAGTACAGAATGAGGACATGGCGTCCGCTCTGTTCACACACTTCGACAACATTCTAGGCCAACCCTTCCTGAGGGCTGAGGCAGGGAAATGTCGGGTTCCACACTGTCGGTTTGCCAACCCTGGAGCTTGCGTAGCTTGACATCCTATTCTCCGAATAAGTTTGGGAGACCGTTGCAAGCCTGC encodes:
- the LOC136477571 gene encoding expansin-B11-like, yielding MSRSTMQVAAVVALAFLVGGAWCGPPKVPPGKNITATYGSDWLEAKATWYGKPMGAGPDDNGGGCGYKDVNKAPFNSMGACGNVPIFKDGLGCGSCFEIKCDKPAECSGEPVVVYITDMNYEPIAAYHFDLAGTAFGAMAKKGEEEKLRKAGIIDMQFRRVKCKYGEKVTFHVEKGCNPNYLALLVKYVDGDGDIVAVDIKEKGGDAYEPLKHSWGAIWRKDSDKPLKFPVTVQITTEGGTKSVYNDIIPEDWKPNTAYTAK